The stretch of DNA GTCTACACAGTCCCTGAAGTCGCCACGGTTGGTTTGACCGAAGAAGAAGCGCGCGCTCAAGGCTATGATGTTAAAGTCGGTAAGTATCAATTCCGAGCTTTAGGTCGCTCCATCGCTGCCAACGAGCGCGATGGTATCGTCAAAGTGGTCGCCGATAGAAAATATGACGAACTACTGGGCGTCCACATCATCGGCCCCCATGCGACTGACCTCATTCACGAGGCTGTTACCGCCATCAAGCTCGAAGCCACGGTCGATTACATGACCGACACCATCCACGCCCACCCCACCTTCGCCGAAGCCCTCCTAGAAGCCTACGAGGACATCCACGACGAAGCGATACATAAGGCGTAGTACGTATTGCGTATTTCGTATTCCGGATAAGAAATTAGAAGTCGGACCAGATCGAAGCAAGAAGCACGAAACACGATCCGGAAAATCCAAGACACCCCAAAGGGGTGTCATTCAGAACTGAAGGCGTGGAATTTGTCTGAAAAGTTGTGGAGGGGATTACTTCACAATCATCCTTGCTTTGACACCGATCATGTTGCTTTGTTAGCAGTGCAAAGTGACGATACTTTTGCATTTCCGAAATACAAACTACGCAATACGTAATACGATCATGGAGCGAAATTATGCTTAGACGTTATTGGTTTCTCGGAATTATTATCTTGGTTTTAGTCGCTGGCTGTGGCACTAATAAGAGAGCATCGCAAGGGTTTCAGGTGGGGATGGTTACGGATATTGCGGGGATTAATGACAAGTCATTTAATGCTTCAGGGTTTGCGGGCATGAAGCGGGCTGGGGACGAATTGAGCTTTGCCCCCAAAGTAATCGAGACCAAAGCGGCGGCTGATTATGTGAACAACCTTCAAGCGCTCGCTAACCAGAAATACACCCTCGTCATCGCCATGGGTTATCCTATTAGTGATGCGTTGAAGCAAGTAGCTCCCAGATATCGTCAAGTTAAGTTCGCTATTGTTGATGGCGATGCATTGGACTATTCAAACGCAGTTGCGCTTAAATTCCGCGAGCAGGAAGGTTCATTCTTAGCAGGCTACCTCGCCGGAGCAGTGTCTAAAACCGGCAAAATTGGCTTTGTTGGCGGAATGCCGGGACCACTGATTAAGCGTTTTGAAGTTGGCTATATCGCAGGCGCAAAGACCGCTAACCCTTCTATCAAAGTTGAAGTCGGTTACGTCGGAAGCTGGGATGATGTCGGCAAGGCTAAAGACTTGGCGCTCACCCAATTCGGTAAAGGCGCTGACATTATCTTCCAGGCATCGGGCAAAGCCGGCATGGGCGTTATTCAAGCTGCCAGCGAAAAAGGCGAAGGTTTCTTTGCCATCGGCTGCGATCAAGACCAAGACGGAGAAGCCCCCGGCCGTGTCCTCACCAGCATGGTCAAGCACACTGATAACGCGGTTTACGACTGCATTAAACGCACGCAAGCAAAGAAGTTTCAGAGCGGCATATTGAGTTATGGGGTTAAAGAAGATGGTGTTGGCCTCAGCCCGATGACATACACCAAAAATAAAATCAATCCAACCATTCTGGCAAATCTTGCTCAACTTACAAAACTTATAGCTGACGGAACACTTGTGCCACCGGCAACTGATGATGGCTTGACCAAGTTTGTGCCGCCGGTATTAAGTAAAACGAAATAAGAAATTGAGAGTTTGTGGTTAATTCGTTATAGTCTGAGGAATATCCTCTTTTTATAAAGCACCCATAGCACCAGCCACCAGAAGACGATGTAACTGACAGTGTAAAGCCAACCGCCGCTAATCCGGCCTATGTTATTGACCCAAAAGTTCAATATCCACTG from bacterium encodes:
- a CDS encoding BMP family ABC transporter substrate-binding protein translates to MLRRYWFLGIIILVLVAGCGTNKRASQGFQVGMVTDIAGINDKSFNASGFAGMKRAGDELSFAPKVIETKAAADYVNNLQALANQKYTLVIAMGYPISDALKQVAPRYRQVKFAIVDGDALDYSNAVALKFREQEGSFLAGYLAGAVSKTGKIGFVGGMPGPLIKRFEVGYIAGAKTANPSIKVEVGYVGSWDDVGKAKDLALTQFGKGADIIFQASGKAGMGVIQAASEKGEGFFAIGCDQDQDGEAPGRVLTSMVKHTDNAVYDCIKRTQAKKFQSGILSYGVKEDGVGLSPMTYTKNKINPTILANLAQLTKLIADGTLVPPATDDGLTKFVPPVLSKTK